A genomic region of Amphiura filiformis chromosome 6, Afil_fr2py, whole genome shotgun sequence contains the following coding sequences:
- the LOC140155038 gene encoding uncharacterized protein, whose protein sequence is MLVCCFRCCRGKQNQTRVEPALDDVEDGVIMTTNHMRNAVPPPVGGGNGGQQLGSNTSLQRVAAPSSLIHAAAVNGEKQTLQKLLAAHPGDKNKGDQFGRSPLMFAVLADRLDCAEVLIKIGAKVNVEDNGGRTALHWAAYKGNFRMCKLLLAKGANWKKKDHEGQKALHLATRHPNTKCMSLIMKQLEPGEVDEQDKANRTALHWSASYGNEEAVVMLMRHNSNIGIPDTDGKTPLHWAASSGDTPSAVKTVQIILDKEPSVINWQDYEGRTALHLAVAHGHSTVVQQLINFQTPLEKCNISVLDNAFRTPLHWAAVLGHTHIVNLLLDHKANFTSSDSNGATPLHYAAQNNHAETVESFLARENITDEPDMEGRTSLMWAAGKGAEKVIRSIVKHNPDINATDKTGATALHAAAMSGHTSCVLVLMELGSNVNILDASKHTPLFRAAEMGHTDVAKVLIEGGAEVDIIDQEGRSPLHWAALGGNTCICTILINHEINPNIQDFAGRTPLQCAAYGGFINAMSLLIEKGADTNIQDQQGMTALHMACTSGGLDAAKLLLEHGAFPNHMEYTEDHFTPLDYALLNDHHEVSQYMIEQGALSITSIRDIAAIRIQTYFRGYRVRKTFLDRKMLLMKHEQLRKDAAKKKEDSSMTDDESESGAVETLEVMDIEARETVNQECDMERDIVTDEDGNENPITVGNDDNPSNSNESPAIYLPSAGNVLEEGENNYDTEYHEQPRSYHSSLPDHNAVNGNVNNNNNVKDVWQHSSFDKPTDHVDVNDKRCANLDIYDNDDRTIRDLQKRHVAERRRIIKLERKRLAQMRQKNDAAIVIQRNWRNFKVRNIGIVKALVRYHNRLPEDTSTWERQIAACTIQLAWRRYYRRKLLKILGPNKRYLHSWQPEFVALKQHVLLHAIYNQKPLVTEWHPTPPKRYPRPNYLQYIPSPAALSYNFAVDQYVTSSRNDSDRHLGKRSITPRSSRPISATSRSIPDGARQHETKVTFQEPKSASLYSYNHYH, encoded by the exons atGTTGGTCTGCTGCTTTAGATGTTGTCGT ggtaaACAGAACCAAACCAGAGTAGAACCAGCTCTGGATGATGTTGAAGATGGGGTTATCATGACAACCAACCACATGAGAAATGCAGTACCTCCTCCTGTAGGGGGAGGTAATGGAGGGCAACAGTTGGGTTCTAATACTTCACTTCAGAGGGTAGCGGCACCAAGCAGTCTGATTCATGCAGCAGCTGTTAATGGAGAGAAACAAACCCTTCAAAAACTCTTAGCCG CTCATCCTGGTGACAAAAACAAGGGTGACCAATTTGGCCGATCCCCTCTCATGTTTGCTGTTTTGGCTGACCGATTAGATTGTGCAGAAGTTTTGATCAAAATTGGAGCCAAGGTGAATGTTGAGGATAACGGAGGCAGGACAGCATTGCATTGGGCAGCATACAAG GGTAATTTTCGCATGTGTAAGCTTCTGTTAGCCAAAGGTGCTAACTGGAAGAAAAAAGACCACGAAGGACAAAAGGCTCTTCACCTAGCAACAAGACATCCAAATACTAAATGTATGTCACTTATAATGAAGCAGTTGGAACCAGGGGAAGTTGATGAGCAAGATAAGGCCAAT AGGACAGCATTACATTGGAGTGCCTCATATGGCAATGAGGAAGCTGTGGTTATGTTAATGAGACAT AATTCTAATATTGGCATACCTGATACCGATGGCAAGACACCACTACACTGGGCAGCCAGCTCTGGTGATACTCCATCAGCAGTAAAGacagtacaaatcattctg GACAAGGAACCCAGTGTCATCAACTGGCAAGATTATGAAGGCAGAACAGCATTACACTTGGCAGTGGCACATGGTCATTCAACTGTGGTCCAACAACTCATTAACTTTCAG ACTCCTCTAGAAAAGTGCAATATATCTGTTCTGGACAATGCCTTCCGTACACCTCTACACTGGGCAGCTGTCTTGGGTCACACACACATAGTTAATTTATTACTAGACCACAAGGCTAACTTCACCAGCTCAGACTCCAATGGAGCTACACCATTGCACTATGCAGCTCAAAATAACCATGCT GAAACTGTTGAATCCTTTTTAGCCCGAGAAAACATCACAGATGAGCCAGATATGGAAGGTAGAACATCGCTCATGTGGGCTGCTGGAAAAGGGGCAGAGAAAGTGATTAGAAGTATTGTTAAACACAACCCTGATATTAATGCTACCGACAAGACTGGTGCAACAG CTTTGCATGCTGCTGCCATGTCAGGTCATACAAGTTGTGTTTTAGTTCTGATGGAG CTTGGAAGCAATGTGAATATATTAGATGCATCCAAACATACACCATTATTTCGAGCTGCTGAGATGGGCCATACTGATGTTGCCAAAGTCTTGATTGAAG GTGGTGCTGAAGTTGATATCATTGATCAAGAAGGAAGATCTCCTCTTCATTG GGCTGCTCTAGGTGGCAATACTTGTATATGTACCATACTCATCAACCATGAGATAAACCCAAATATACAAGACTTTGCTGGAAGAACTCCGCTACAGTGTGCAGCATATGGAGGATTCATAAATGCTATGTCACTGTTAATTGAAAAAGGGGCGGATACAAATATACAGGATCAGCAG GGTATGACTGCACTTCACATGGCCTGTACATCAGGTGGTTTGGATGCAGCCAAGTTGCTCCTGGAGCATGGTGCTTTCCCTAATCACATGGAATACACTGAGGATCATTTCACTCCATTGGACTATGCATTACTAAATGATCACCATGAAGTATCACAGTACATGATAGAGCAGGGTGCACTGTCTATTACAAGTATTAGAGACATTGCAGCTATAAGAATACAG ACATATTTTCGTGGATATAGAGTCCGAAAGACATTTCTTGATCGCAAGATGCTGTTGATGAAGCATGAGCAACTAAGAAAGGATGCAGCAAA AAAAAAGGAGGATTCTTCCATGACTGATGATGAGAGTGAGTCAGGTGCAGTGGAAACTCTGGAAGTCATGGATATCGAAGCAAGAGAAACTGTAAACCAAGAATGTGATATGGAAAGGGATATAGTGACTGATGAAGATGGGAATGAGAATCCTATTACAGTTGGCAATGATGATAATCCTAGTAATAGTAATGAGAGTCCTGCTATATATCTACCTAGTGCTGGTAATGTATTGGAAGAAGGAGAAAACAATTATGACACAGAATATCATGAACAACCAAGAAGTTATCATAGTTCTCTTCCTGATCACAATGCAGTAAATGGAAATGTGAACAACAATAATAATGTGAAAGACGTGTGGCAGCATAGCTCTTTTGATAAGCCAACTGACCATGTGGATGTAAACGATAAGCGGTGTGCCAATTTGGACatttatgataatgatgatagaACTATAAGAGATCTACAAAAGAGACATGTAGCAGAAAGAAGGCGGATTATAAAGCTTGAAAGAAAGAGATTAGCACAGATGAGACAGAAGAATGACGCTGCTATTGTGATACAGAGGAACTGGAGGAA TTTCAAAGTCCGTAACATTGGCATTGTTAAAGCCCTGGTGAGATATCACAACCGACTACCAGAGGACACCTCTACATGGGAACGACAAATAGCAGCCTGTACAATTCAGTTAGCATGGAGGAGATACTACAGACGTAAGCTTCTCAAGATCCTTGGTCCAAACAAGAGATATCTACATTCCTGGCAGCCTGAATTTGTGGCTTTGAAGCAACATGTTCTGTTACATGCAATATACA ATCAAAAACCGTTGGTAACCGAATGGCATCCCACACCACCCAAGAGATATCCTAGAccaaactatcttcagtatataccATCACCTGCAG CTTTGTCCTACAATTTTGCAGTAGACCAATATGTAACATCCTCAAGGAATGACAGTGACAGGCATCTGGGGAAAAGGAGTATTACCCCAAGATCCTCAAGACCAATATCTGCCACATCTAGGTCAATCCCAGATGGAGCAAGACAACATG AAACAAAAGTGACCTTCCAAGAACCAAAGAGTGCAAGTCTTTATTCCTATAACCATTACCACTGA